A genomic window from Pyxicephalus adspersus chromosome 2, UCB_Pads_2.0, whole genome shotgun sequence includes:
- the TUBAL3 gene encoding tubulin alpha chain-like 3, whose product MRECISVHVGQAGVQMGSACWELYCLEHSIQPDGTIQKTAAVDSSFSTFFSETGSGKYVPRAVFIDLEPTVIGEVRTGTYRQLFHPEQLIPGKEDAANNYARGHYTVGKELIDQTLDRIRKLSEQCYGLQGFLVFHSFGGGTGSGFTSLLMERLSVDYGKKSKLEFSIYPAPQISTAVVEPYNSILTTHTTLEHSDCAFMVDNEAIYDICNRNLDIERPTYTNLNRLIAQIVSSITASLRFDGALNVDLTEFQTNLVPYPRIHFPLVTYSPIISAEKAYHEQLSVPEITNSCFEYSNQMVKCDPRRGKYMACCLLYRGDVVPKDVNAAIAAIKTRRSIQFVDWCPTGFKVGINYQPPTVVPGGDLAKVQRAVCMLSNTTAIAEAWARLDHKFDLMYSKRAFVHWYVGEGMEEGEFSEAREDMAALEKDYEEVGTETRLVSISKVLKEQVTGLNSNNSIFVPVGQAYNKSFPAVSVSLGIRSWLLGFPGCS is encoded by the exons ATG AGAGAATGTATATCTGTCCATGTTGGCCAGGCTGGAGTTCAGATGGGAAGCGCTTGCTGGGAACTCTATTGCTTGGAGCATTCAATTCAACCAGATGGCACAATACAAAAGACTGCGGCCGTAGACTCTTCGTTTTCCACCTTTTTCAGTGAGACTGGGTCAGGAAAGTACGTTCCAAGAGCTGTCTTCATTGATTTGGAGCCAACTGTTATCG GTGAAGTAAGAACTGGAACCTACAGGCAGCTGTTTCATCCAGAACAACTCATACCGGGCAAAGAAGATGCTGCCAATAATTATGCTCGTGGGCATTACACCGTTGGCAAAGAATTAATAGACCAAACACTTGACAGGATACGAAAGCTG TCTGAACAGTGCTATGGACTTCAAGGATTTTTGGTCTTCCACAGTTTTGGAGGTGGCACAGGTTCTGGTTTCACTTCACTATTAATGGAGCGCTTGTCAGTGGATTATGGAAAGAAATCAAAGCTGGAGTTCTCGATTTATCCAGCTCCACAAATATCTACTGCAGTGGTAGAACCATATAATTCTATTCTGACAACCCACACAACCCTGGAGCACTCAGACTGTGCCTTTATGGTAGACAATGAAGCCATTTATGATATCTGTAACAGAAATCTGGACATTGAACGCCCCACTTATACCAACTTGAATAGATTAATTGCCCAGATTGTTTCTTCCATTACAGCTTCTCTGAGATTTGATGGGGCACTGAATGTTGACTTGACAGAGTTCCAGACTAATTTGGTGCCTTATCCTCGAATCCACTTCCCACTGGTCACCTATTCACCCATAATATCCGCAGAGAAGGCTTACCATGAGCAACTGTCTGTGCCAGAGATCACCAATTCTTGCTTTGAATATTCAAATCAGATGGTGAAATGTGATCCACGACGTGGTAAATACATGGCTTGCTGTCTGTTATATAGAGGTGATGTGGTACCTAAAGATGTCAATGCTGCGATAGCTGCAATTAAAACCAGGAGGTCCATCCAGTTTGTAGACTGGTGTCCTACTGGTTTTAAAGTGGGAATAAACTACCAGCCCCCTACTGTAGTTCCCGGAGGGGATCTTGCCAAAGTTCAACGTGCTGTGTGTATGCTGAGCAACACTACAGCCATTGCAGAGGCCTGGGCAAGGCTGGACCACAAATTTGATCTCATGTATTCTAAGAGAGCTTTTGTACACTGGTACGTGGGAGAGGGCATGGAGGAAGGGGAGTTCTCTGAGGCCAGGGAGGATATGGCAGCTCTAGAGAAGGATTATGAGGAGGTGGGAACAGAGACACGGCTGGTCTCCATCAGCAAAGTGTTAAAAGAACAAGTAACAGGACTTAATAGTAATAATTCTATATTTGTTCCTGTGGGTCAGGCCTACAACAAGAGCTTTCCTGCCGTGTCTGTGTCCCTTGGGATCAGGTCATGGCTGCTAGGTTTCCCAGGTTGTTCTTAG
- the TSGA13 gene encoding testis-specific gene 13 protein: protein MEDTGQIIQNEVMEKKTDLEPHILLLQEFLGQQIAERFLDPSYEILVSSVQPLHLETECCGAKEYWRLLREHSEAQLMQDIADVPGAFPVKSLCLSHLLQSKLLDQIKEYRRKLWLMSRSSEINQEKAILFLTNNPLPDVNEQQNIQFPVNYRSKDTYLTKKINQIEKSFHLPPLKTTNAICAKNKHISNVKTTATGNNYRFLTEETFHGFKDRFSKRCSETPLQISSLKDPYKHTTFNQPSRMHEKNESSCSTTKSSGGRHAWEPLTYTALLDSKPSLTVPGKGDFRHGQPLLWLVSNSTIKPAFQHC, encoded by the exons GTTTCTCGGTCAACAGATTGCTGAACGCTTCCTTGATCCTTCCTATGAAATCCTAGTAAGCTCTGTGCAACCTCTGCACCTTGAGACAGAAT GTTGTGGAGCAAAAGAGTACTGGAGGCTGCTTAGAGAACATTCCGAGGCACAATTGATGCAAGACATCGCTGACGTACCTGGAGCATTCCCGGTCAAG AGCTTATGTTTAAGTCATTTGCTACAGTCAAAACTCCTAGACCAAATCAAAGAATATAGAAGAAAACTCTGGCTGATGTCCAGATCCTCGGAGATTAATCAGGAAAAAGCAATACTTTTCCTTACCAACAATCCGCTTCCAGATGTGAATGAACAGCAGAACATACAGTTCCCCGTTAACTATAGGAGTAAAGACACTTACTTGACCAAG aaaataaatcaaattgagAAGTCCTTTCATTTACCTCCTCTGAAGACCACAAATGCTATTTGTGCCAAGAACAAACATATAAGTAATGTAAAAACAACTGCTACTGGAAATAACTACAG atTCTTGACAGAAGAAACTTTCCATGGATTCAAGGATAGATTTTCCAAACGCTGCAGTGAAACACCTTTGCAAATATCTAGTTTAAAAGACCCCTACAAACACACAACATTTAACCAACCATCTAGAATGCACGAAAAGAATG AATCCTCTTGCAGTACCACAAAAAGCAGTGGAGGAAGGCATGCATGGGAACCTCTAACATACACAGCACTGTTAGACTCCAAACCTTCTCTAACTGTGCCTGGAAAAGGAGATTTTAGACATGGACAGCCACTTCTGTGGCTCGTTAGCAACTCAACTATAAAACCAGCATTCCAACACTGCTAA